One Carassius auratus strain Wakin chromosome 44, ASM336829v1, whole genome shotgun sequence genomic window carries:
- the LOC113062260 gene encoding MAGUK p55 subfamily member 6-like isoform X1, which yields MILTVGDTFSNGAGSNSDAGDIGETGEGPSELVESADTSGAMQQVLDDLGELPTTTGAKDINLIFLKGIMESPVVHSLAKAHERLDDVKLEAVQENNVELVTEILGDISGLTVKDDSAAELSKILQEPHFQSLLETHDMVASKCYEAPPPPEVTNEAAVNNALMQADAVRMIGIRKKAGEPLGVTFRMDKGDLVIARILHRGLIDRQGLLHVGDIIKEVNGKDVGNDPTELQEMLKECSGGITLKILPSYRDAPAPPQVYVQPHFDYNPAHDNLIPCREAGLAFKRGDILQIVNREDQNWWQACHLTEGGTGLIPSHFLEEKRKAFVPRDLDGAGILCGTITGKKKKKMMYLTAKNAEFDRHELQIYEEVARMPPFQRKTLILIGAQGVGRRSLKNRLVVLHPTRFGTTVPHTSRRPRSDEQDGQSYRFVTRLEMETDIKAGRYLEHGEYDGNLYGTKIDSIHEVVNTGRTCILDVNPQALKVLKTAEFMPYVVFIAAPEFDTLKDMHKAVVDAGLTTKQLTDVDLKKTVDESARILRTYRHYFDLIIVNDNLDRAFEKLQSAVDQLCTEPQWVPVSWVY from the exons ATGATTCTTACTGTGGGCGACACGTTCTCAAACGGAGCAGGTTCTAACTCGGATGCTGGGGACATTGGAGAAACCGGGGAGGGGCCGTCTGAACTTGTTGAGAGCGCAGACACTTCTGGAG CTATGCAGCAGGTGTTGGATGACCTGGGTGAGTTGCCCACCACCACCGGGGCTAAAGACATTAACCTCATCTTCCTCAAAGGCATCATGGAGAGTCCTGTCGTCCACTCGCTAGCCAAG GCTCATGAGCGTTTGGACGATGTGAAGTTGGAGGCAGTGCAGGAGAATAACGTTGAGCTGGTGACTGAGATTCTGGGTGACATCAGCGGACTGACTGTAAAAGATGACAGCGCTGCAGAGCTCTCCAAAATCCTGCAGGAGCCCCATTTTCAG tCTCTTCTGGAAACCCATGATATGGTGGCATCAAAGTGCTATGAAGCCCCACCCCCTCCTGAAGTGACCAATGAAGCAGCAGTAAACAACGCTCTTATGCAGGCTGATGCAGTCAGGATGATTGGCATCCGCAAGAAAGCAGGAGAACctctg GGTGTGACGTTTCGAATGGACAAGGGTGATCTGGTAATCGCTCGCATCCTCCACAGAGGGCTGATCGACAGGCAGGGCCTGCTGCATGTGGGTGACATCATTAAAGAGGTGAATGGGAAGGACGTCGGTAATGATCCCACTGAACTCCAGGAGATGCTCAAAGAATGCAGTGGAGGAATAACACTGAAAATACTGCCGAGCTACAGAGATGCTCCAGCGCcaccacag GTTTATGTGCAGCCACATTTTGACTACAATCCAGCCCATGACAATCTAATTCCATGCAGAGAGGCAGGGCTTGCTTTCAAAAGGGGTGATATCCTGCAGATTGTCAACCGAGAAGACCAAAACTGGTGGCAG GCATGCCATTTAACAGAAGGAGGTACTGGGCTGATTCCCAGCCACTTTCTGGAAGAAAAGAGGAAAGCATTTGTTCCTAGAGACCTGGATGGAGCAG gaATCCTATGTGGAACAATAACtggtaaaaagaagaaaaaaatgatgtACCTCACTGCCAAAAATGCAG AGTTTGATCGGCATGAGCTTCAGATCTACGAGGAAGTAGCACGCATGCCGCCATTTCAGAGGAAAACCCTCATTCTGATTGGAGCGCAAGGAGTGGGGCGTCGTAGCCTGAAAAACAGACTAGTAGTACTACATCCCACTCGCTTTGGTACCACTGTACCAC ACACATCTCGGCGGCCTCGCAGTGACGAGCAAGATGGTCAGTCATATAGATTTGTAACACGTCTAGAAATGGAGACGGACATCAAGGCGGGCCGGTACCTGGAACACGGAGAGTACGACGGCAACCTGTATGGTACTAAAATCGACTCCATCCACGAGGTGGTGAACACCGGCCGCACATGTATCCTGGATGTCAATCCACAG GCGCTGAAGGTGTTAAAAACTGCAGAGTTCATGCCATATGTTGTTTTCATCGCAGCGCCAGAGTTCGACACACTGAAGGATATGCATAAAGCTGTGGTTGATGCTGGACTCACCACCAAACAGCTCACA GATGTGGACCTGAAGAAGACTGTGGATGAAAGCGCTCGTATCCTCCGGACTTACAGACACTACTTTGACCTCATTATTGTCAATGACAACCTTGACCGTGCGTTTGAGAAATTGCAGTCGGCTGTAGACCAGCTCTGTACTGAACCGCAGTGGGTTCCAGTGAGCTGGGTTTACTAA
- the LOC113062260 gene encoding MAGUK p55 subfamily member 6-like isoform X2: MQQVLDDLGELPTTTGAKDINLIFLKGIMESPVVHSLAKAHERLDDVKLEAVQENNVELVTEILGDISGLTVKDDSAAELSKILQEPHFQSLLETHDMVASKCYEAPPPPEVTNEAAVNNALMQADAVRMIGIRKKAGEPLGVTFRMDKGDLVIARILHRGLIDRQGLLHVGDIIKEVNGKDVGNDPTELQEMLKECSGGITLKILPSYRDAPAPPQVYVQPHFDYNPAHDNLIPCREAGLAFKRGDILQIVNREDQNWWQACHLTEGGTGLIPSHFLEEKRKAFVPRDLDGAGILCGTITGKKKKKMMYLTAKNAEFDRHELQIYEEVARMPPFQRKTLILIGAQGVGRRSLKNRLVVLHPTRFGTTVPHTSRRPRSDEQDGQSYRFVTRLEMETDIKAGRYLEHGEYDGNLYGTKIDSIHEVVNTGRTCILDVNPQALKVLKTAEFMPYVVFIAAPEFDTLKDMHKAVVDAGLTTKQLTDVDLKKTVDESARILRTYRHYFDLIIVNDNLDRAFEKLQSAVDQLCTEPQWVPVSWVY, from the exons ATGCAGCAGGTGTTGGATGACCTGGGTGAGTTGCCCACCACCACCGGGGCTAAAGACATTAACCTCATCTTCCTCAAAGGCATCATGGAGAGTCCTGTCGTCCACTCGCTAGCCAAG GCTCATGAGCGTTTGGACGATGTGAAGTTGGAGGCAGTGCAGGAGAATAACGTTGAGCTGGTGACTGAGATTCTGGGTGACATCAGCGGACTGACTGTAAAAGATGACAGCGCTGCAGAGCTCTCCAAAATCCTGCAGGAGCCCCATTTTCAG tCTCTTCTGGAAACCCATGATATGGTGGCATCAAAGTGCTATGAAGCCCCACCCCCTCCTGAAGTGACCAATGAAGCAGCAGTAAACAACGCTCTTATGCAGGCTGATGCAGTCAGGATGATTGGCATCCGCAAGAAAGCAGGAGAACctctg GGTGTGACGTTTCGAATGGACAAGGGTGATCTGGTAATCGCTCGCATCCTCCACAGAGGGCTGATCGACAGGCAGGGCCTGCTGCATGTGGGTGACATCATTAAAGAGGTGAATGGGAAGGACGTCGGTAATGATCCCACTGAACTCCAGGAGATGCTCAAAGAATGCAGTGGAGGAATAACACTGAAAATACTGCCGAGCTACAGAGATGCTCCAGCGCcaccacag GTTTATGTGCAGCCACATTTTGACTACAATCCAGCCCATGACAATCTAATTCCATGCAGAGAGGCAGGGCTTGCTTTCAAAAGGGGTGATATCCTGCAGATTGTCAACCGAGAAGACCAAAACTGGTGGCAG GCATGCCATTTAACAGAAGGAGGTACTGGGCTGATTCCCAGCCACTTTCTGGAAGAAAAGAGGAAAGCATTTGTTCCTAGAGACCTGGATGGAGCAG gaATCCTATGTGGAACAATAACtggtaaaaagaagaaaaaaatgatgtACCTCACTGCCAAAAATGCAG AGTTTGATCGGCATGAGCTTCAGATCTACGAGGAAGTAGCACGCATGCCGCCATTTCAGAGGAAAACCCTCATTCTGATTGGAGCGCAAGGAGTGGGGCGTCGTAGCCTGAAAAACAGACTAGTAGTACTACATCCCACTCGCTTTGGTACCACTGTACCAC ACACATCTCGGCGGCCTCGCAGTGACGAGCAAGATGGTCAGTCATATAGATTTGTAACACGTCTAGAAATGGAGACGGACATCAAGGCGGGCCGGTACCTGGAACACGGAGAGTACGACGGCAACCTGTATGGTACTAAAATCGACTCCATCCACGAGGTGGTGAACACCGGCCGCACATGTATCCTGGATGTCAATCCACAG GCGCTGAAGGTGTTAAAAACTGCAGAGTTCATGCCATATGTTGTTTTCATCGCAGCGCCAGAGTTCGACACACTGAAGGATATGCATAAAGCTGTGGTTGATGCTGGACTCACCACCAAACAGCTCACA GATGTGGACCTGAAGAAGACTGTGGATGAAAGCGCTCGTATCCTCCGGACTTACAGACACTACTTTGACCTCATTATTGTCAATGACAACCTTGACCGTGCGTTTGAGAAATTGCAGTCGGCTGTAGACCAGCTCTGTACTGAACCGCAGTGGGTTCCAGTGAGCTGGGTTTACTAA
- the LOC113062262 gene encoding gasdermin-E-like produces the protein MFDKATKKLVRQIDPNGSLIAASSLNDSGKLQPLAVVQKTHKAWFWQQTKYKPTGFKLNDLLEGDPIKPVCEEKEIASIEGEYNNSITGSGEVGGSAACLKANGEGSSKLSLSLMKLKKEYVDIPALLKLTRGRRLDLKSSFFKHSLPKNMAFTLLKERIFTTHDCSISHAGLEKASCQASADFVQVYAKDRFEIQSGSKTSLHIPPETVMAYSVIEMSIESDGYFDLDILNLASDDISENPNPTFSEVDGQWPQMQEGFPLTTLKNALADVQTRFLALADLSAESRSSILLLLRKILMDRSVLSALVDRLEELRSGEDPCFLNNESEKQSPIIDEFVDLLKGEKLCKSGLTTSTSLSSYNGCKISTANHSDPLVAPELNGSSPIPEEQSGCDMAVSHQNECSTEASRESMERISVMEMLINALEELTDAGLDLLEQFCTSEALQSLQELVIHLTTRDMPIYKDSMPVFLQSDDQFNRVEELFKSCNVLLKKENDTLTTEITCKEGFLPMVLCVAIHGLASFVAARPC, from the exons ATGTTTGACAAAGCAACAAAGAAACTGGTCCGACAGATTGATCCTAACGGTTCCCTGATTGCGGCTTCCAGCCTAAATGATTCCGGAAAACTCCAGCCGCTTGCGGTGGTCCAGAAAACCCACAAAGCCTGGTTCTGGCAGCAAACTAAATACAAACCCACAGGATTCAAACTCAATGACCTGCTGGAAGGGGATCCAATTAAACCAG TGTGTGAGGAGAAAGAGATTGCATCGATTGAGGGAGAGTACAACAACTCTATAACTGGATCCGGAGAGGTGGGAGGTTCTGCTGCCTGCCTAAAAGCGAATGGAGAGGGCTCATCGAAACTTAGTTTATCCCTCATGAAACTTAAGAAGGAATATGTGGATATTCCCGCTCTTCTGAAGCTCACTAGAGGAAG GAGGTTGGACCTCAAAAGCTCTTTTTTCAAGCATTCCCTCCCAAAAAACATGGCTTTTACCCTCCTTAAAGAGCGAATTTTCACCACCCACGACTGCTCCATCTCTCATGCTGGACTGGAGAAGGCCAGCTGCCAAGCATCGGCTGATTTTGTTCAG GTGTACGCGAAAGACCGCTTTGAAATTCAGTCTGGCTCGAAGACTTCATTACACATCCCACCGGAGACTGTGATGGCTTACAGTGTCATTGAAATGAGCATCGAAAGTGACGGCTATTTTG ATCTGGACATTCTGAATTTGGCATCAGATGACATTTCCGAGAATCCCAATCCCACTTTCTCAGAGGTGGATGGTCAATGGCCACAGATGCAGGAAGGTTTCCCACTTACTACTCTAAAAAACG CACTTGCTGATGTTCAGACTAGGTTTTTGGCACTGGCGGACTTGTCTGCTGAAAGCCGTTCCTCCATCCTTCTCCTGTTGAGGAAAATTCTGATGGACCGATCTGTTTTGTCAGCTTTGGTGGATAGA cttgagGAGTTACGCAGCGGTGAAGATCCGTGCTTCTTAAACAACGAGTCTGAAAAACAGAGCCCGATCATTGATGAATTTGTAGACTTACTGAAAGGCGAAAAACTTTGCAAGAGTGGACTTACCACATCAACGTCATTGTCCAGTTACAATGGATGTAAGATAtcaacagccaatcacagtgaTCCTCTTGTGGCACCTGAGTTAAATGGATCAAGCCCCATACCAGAAGAACAGAGTGGCTGTGACATGGCTGTATCACATCAGAACGAATGCTCAACAGAAGCAAGCAGGGAGAGCATGGAGCGTATCAGTGTTATGGAAATGCTGATCAATGCTCTTGAGG AACTCACCGATGCTGGACTGGACCTGCTAGAGCAGTTCTGCACGTCTGAAGCTCTCCAAAGTCTACAAGAATTA GTTATTCATCTGACTACAAGAGATATGCCTATCTACAAAGACTCCATGCCTGTTTTCCTCCAAAGTGATGACCAATTCAACAGAGTAGAGGAACTTTTTAAGTCATGCAATGTTTTACTAAAGAAAGAGAATGACACATTAACCACAGAAATTACCTGTAAAGAGGGCTTCCTCCCAATGGTTCTGTGCGTTGCCATACATGGCCTTGCATCCTTTGTTGCTGCGCGACCGTGTTAG